CTCTTCTAAAAGCCTGTCGTTCACTTGAAATTGGGGTTCACCACAATGAAATGCCGGAGCTTGCAGCGGTTTCAGATGATGCCTTGATTGAAAAAGTTGTCAAGGCCCAAGATGATCGTCTCTTCTACGTATCAGAGGCTATTCGCCGTGGTTACACACCAGAAGAAATTGCTGAATTGACTAAGATTGATATCTTCTATCTGGATAAACTCTTGCACATCTTTGAAATTGAGCAAGAATTAGGTGCCCATCCACAAGATCTAGAAGTCTTGAAAATAGCTAAACTCAATGGATTTTCAGACCGTAAGATTGCTGAACTTTGGGAAACGACAGCTGAGCAAGTTCGCCAACTTCGCTTGGAAAACAAGATTGTCCCAGTTTACAAGATGGTTGATACTTGTGCGGCGGAGTTTGACTCTGAAACACCATATTTCTATTCTACCTATGGCTGGGAAAATGAATCTATCAGATCTGACAAGGAATCTGTCCTTGTCCTAGGTTCAGGTCCAATCCGTATCGGGCAAGGAGTTGAGTTTGACTACGCAACTGTTCACTCTGTTAAGGCGATTCAGGCTGCTGGTTATGAAGCCATCATCATGAACTCAAACCCAGAGACCGTTTCAACCGACTTCTCGGTATCAGACAAACTTTACTTTGAGCCATTAACATTCGAAGATGTTATGAATGTTATCGACTTGGAGCAGCCAAAAGGCGTTATCGTTCAGTTTGGTGGTCAAACAGCTATCAACCTTGCCGAGCCATTGGCAAAAGCAGGTGTGACCATCCTTGGTACCCAAGTCGCTGACTTAGACCGTGCCGAAGACCGTGACCTTTTTGAACAAGCCCTTAAAGACTTGGATATTCCACAGCCACCAGGACAAACAGCAACCAATGAAGAAGAAGCCGTGCTTGCTGCTCGCAAGATTGGTTTCCCAGTTCTCGTTCGTCCATCTTATGTCTTGGGTGGACGTGCTATGGAAATCGTTGAAAACGAAGAAGACCTTCGCTCTTATATGCGTACCGCTGTTAAGGCCAGTCCAGACCACCCAGTCCTTGTTGACTCTTACATCGTTGGGCAAGAGTGTGAAGTTGATGCCATCTCAGATGGGGAAAATGTTCTCATCCCTGGTATCATGGAGCATATCGAACGTGCTGGTGTCCACTCAGGTGACTCAATGGCCGTTTATCCACCACAAACCTTGTCGCAAAAGGTGCAAGAAACCATCGCAGACTACACCAAACGTCTAGCAATTGGCCTTAATTGTCTTGGGATGATGAACATCCAGTTTGTCATCAAGGATGAAAAAGTCTACGTTATTGAGGTCAATCCACGTGCCAGCCGTACGGTGCCATTCCTTTCTAAGGTAACCAATATCCCTATGGCTCAGGTAGCAACTAAGCTCATTCTTGGTCAAAGTCTTGAAGAACTTGGCTACCAAGATGGACTTTATCCAGAAAGTACTCGCGTTCATATCAAGGCGCCTGTCTTCTCCTTTACGAAACTAGCTAAAGTAGACAGCTTACTCGGGCCTGAAATGAAGTCAACAGGGGAAGTTATGGGTTCTGATACTACTTTGGAAAAAGCTCTCTACAAGGCCTTTGAAGCTTCTTATCTTCACTTGCC
This window of the Streptococcus sp. D7B5 genome carries:
- the carB gene encoding carbamoyl-phosphate synthase large subunit → MPKRTDIQKIMVIGSGPIIIGQAAEFDYAGTQACLSLKEEGYEVVLVNSNPATIMTDKEIADKVYIEPITLEFVTRILRKERPDALLPTLGGQTGLNMAMELSKNGILDELGVELLGTKLSAIDQAEDRDLFKQLMEELEQPIPESEIVNTVEEAVSFAASIGYPVIVRPAFTLGGTGGGMCANEEELREIAENGLKLSPVTQCLIERSIAGFKEIEYEVMRDSADNALVVCNMENFDPVGIHTGDSIVFAPAQTMSDYENQMLRDASLSIIRALKIEGGCNVQLALDPHSFKYYVIEVNPRVSRSSALASKATGYPIAKLAAKIAVGLTLDEVINPVTGSTYAMFEPALDYVVAKIPRFPFDKFEKGERRLGTQMKATGEVMAIGRNIEESLLKACRSLEIGVHHNEMPELAAVSDDALIEKVVKAQDDRLFYVSEAIRRGYTPEEIAELTKIDIFYLDKLLHIFEIEQELGAHPQDLEVLKIAKLNGFSDRKIAELWETTAEQVRQLRLENKIVPVYKMVDTCAAEFDSETPYFYSTYGWENESIRSDKESVLVLGSGPIRIGQGVEFDYATVHSVKAIQAAGYEAIIMNSNPETVSTDFSVSDKLYFEPLTFEDVMNVIDLEQPKGVIVQFGGQTAINLAEPLAKAGVTILGTQVADLDRAEDRDLFEQALKDLDIPQPPGQTATNEEEAVLAARKIGFPVLVRPSYVLGGRAMEIVENEEDLRSYMRTAVKASPDHPVLVDSYIVGQECEVDAISDGENVLIPGIMEHIERAGVHSGDSMAVYPPQTLSQKVQETIADYTKRLAIGLNCLGMMNIQFVIKDEKVYVIEVNPRASRTVPFLSKVTNIPMAQVATKLILGQSLEELGYQDGLYPESTRVHIKAPVFSFTKLAKVDSLLGPEMKSTGEVMGSDTTLEKALYKAFEASYLHLPTFGNVVFTIADDAKEEALDLARRFQNIGYGILATQGTAAFFASHGLQAQPVGKIGDDEQDIPSYVRKGKIQAIINTVGTKRTADEDGEQIRRSAIEHGVPLFTALDTANAMLKVLESRSFVTEAI